In a genomic window of bacterium:
- a CDS encoding UDP-glucose 4-epimerase, whose translation VGTTTNGLFETLAQATGYKASPKRTVPRLGDLQKSVLDPSKAKAGLKWEPRYDLAAGLAETVAYYRKGS comes from the coding sequence GGTGGGAACGACCACCAACGGACTTTTCGAAACATTGGCCCAAGCCACCGGCTACAAGGCTTCGCCCAAAAGGACCGTGCCACGCTTGGGCGACCTTCAAAAGAGCGTCCTGGACCCTTCCAAGGCCAAGGCCGGTTTGAAGTGGGAACCCCGATATGATCTCGCGGCGGGACTGGCGGAGACGGTCGCTTACTACAGAAAAGGCAGTTAG
- a CDS encoding NDP-sugar synthase, with protein sequence MKAIILVGGQGTRMRPLTDHVPKNIVPLCGAPFLTYQFNYLKKAGIREVALSVGYRPKEIQKVYGDGRKMGMRIHYALEKEPLGTAGAIKNAERFVKGHPVVVLNGDILTDIPLKKMIAHHRKARNLATLGLFRVADPTAYGLVLLDKKGRIEKFLEKPSPDQVVTDTINAGVYLFEPRVFDHIPSGQNYSAERGLFPGLLAAQEPFGGFVWKGYWQDIGTPRKYLTTQWDVLKGAFPVHGPYQKKVRGVYLGKGVRIGKKVRLKGPAYIGERCVLEEGAVIGPLSVLGPACHIGKEALVSQSLLWAGVQVGPGARLEESILGKGCVVRPGEEVPLDTVLGDGSQL encoded by the coding sequence GTGAAAGCCATCATCCTCGTCGGGGGCCAGGGGACCCGCATGCGGCCCCTGACCGACCATGTCCCGAAGAACATCGTGCCCCTCTGCGGGGCCCCTTTCCTGACCTATCAATTCAACTACCTTAAAAAGGCCGGGATCCGGGAGGTTGCACTGTCGGTGGGCTACCGGCCCAAGGAGATCCAGAAGGTCTATGGGGACGGCCGGAAAATGGGGATGCGGATCCATTACGCCCTGGAGAAGGAACCACTGGGGACCGCCGGGGCCATCAAGAACGCGGAACGCTTCGTGAAAGGGCATCCGGTGGTGGTCCTGAACGGGGACATCCTGACCGATATCCCTTTGAAGAAAATGATCGCCCATCACCGCAAGGCCCGGAATCTCGCGACCCTGGGCCTTTTCCGCGTGGCGGACCCCACGGCCTATGGCCTCGTCTTGCTGGATAAGAAGGGACGTATCGAGAAATTCCTGGAAAAGCCGAGCCCCGATCAGGTCGTGACGGACACCATCAACGCGGGGGTCTATCTCTTCGAGCCCCGGGTCTTCGACCATATTCCCTCCGGCCAGAATTATTCCGCGGAACGGGGGCTTTTCCCCGGGCTTTTGGCCGCCCAGGAACCCTTCGGGGGCTTTGTCTGGAAGGGCTATTGGCAGGACATTGGAACTCCCCGTAAATACCTGACGACCCAATGGGACGTCCTGAAGGGCGCTTTCCCGGTCCATGGTCCCTATCAAAAGAAGGTACGAGGGGTTTATCTGGGGAAGGGCGTAAGGATCGGGAAGAAGGTCCGGCTGAAGGGACCCGCTTATATCGGGGAAAGATGCGTTCTGGAAGAAGGGGCCGTGATCGGGCCCTTGAGCGTCTTGGGGCCGGCTTGTCATATTGGGAAAGAGGCCCTGGTCTCCCAAAGTCTGCTCTGGGCCGGGGTCCAGGTCGGGCCCGGAGCACGGCTGGAAGAGTCCATCTTGGGCAAGGGGTGCGTGGTGCGGCCGGGGGAAGAGGTTCCCTTGGACACCGTCCTAGGGGATGGATCCCAGCTATGA
- a CDS encoding Rieske 2Fe-2S domain-containing protein: protein MIEAGYEKAALLQDLVDGKSAEVELGPLPLLLHRRGDKVYATGVYCAHQDVRLRPMNCVGDTILCTAHGYRMNIETGYCYNEPDLSLVTYPTLVENGEVWVKTR from the coding sequence ATGATCGAGGCTGGTTATGAAAAGGCGGCGTTACTCCAGGACCTGGTGGACGGCAAGTCGGCCGAGGTCGAATTGGGCCCCTTGCCCCTCCTGCTCCATCGCCGGGGGGACAAGGTCTATGCCACGGGGGTCTATTGCGCCCACCAGGATGTTCGGCTAAGGCCCATGAACTGTGTCGGCGATACCATCCTTTGCACCGCCCACGGCTACCGCATGAACATCGAGACGGGTTATTGCTATAACGAGCCGGACCTTTCCCTGGTCACCTATCCCACTCTCGTGGAAAACGGGGAAGTTTGGGTCAAAACCCGCTAG
- a CDS encoding phosphoglucomutase/phosphomannomutase family protein → MDEIKFGTDGWRARMDGAFTVPNVRRVAQGLGRALKARSRVFIGYDTRKDSPLFARSAAEVLAALGHKVILASRSLPTPALSLAVKDQRAAAGVMITASHNQGAYNGFKVKLFPGVSAPREFTQRIEKGLPKLPPSATAKRSLPKADWLGPYLRTLREKVDLKALKGSGFRVVVDSMHGVGERHFERLVASARTRVWTIAAQRSDDFGGRQPEPIGPNLGPLSKAIRSRKAQVGFATDGDGDRIGMMDEKGRFVDVHKLHAILLYHLWVHRGMRGGVVKTVSGTLMIERMAKELGAPLDETSIGFKHIGAVMLKKDILLGLEESGGIAFKGHLPERDGLLSALYLMEALVTMGKKVSEVVGYFQEKYGPFHYDRSDLGNVPAERQAAILARVRKAAPSRIAGHRVTGVQALDGVKLKLEKGWVLLRSSGTEPLLRLYAEAPSIREVKALLGAAKKLALTV, encoded by the coding sequence ATGGACGAGATCAAATTCGGGACCGATGGCTGGCGGGCCCGCATGGACGGCGCCTTCACGGTGCCCAATGTGCGGCGCGTCGCGCAAGGTTTGGGCCGGGCCTTGAAGGCTCGAAGCCGCGTCTTCATCGGCTATGACACCCGCAAGGATTCCCCCCTCTTTGCCCGGTCCGCGGCCGAGGTCTTGGCCGCCTTGGGGCACAAGGTCATTTTGGCCTCCCGCTCCCTTCCCACGCCGGCCCTTTCCCTCGCGGTCAAGGACCAAAGAGCGGCCGCGGGGGTCATGATCACCGCGAGCCACAACCAGGGTGCCTACAACGGTTTCAAGGTGAAGCTGTTCCCGGGCGTTTCGGCGCCTCGTGAGTTCACCCAAAGGATAGAAAAGGGTCTTCCGAAGCTGCCCCCGTCCGCGACGGCGAAGAGAAGCCTGCCCAAGGCGGATTGGCTGGGGCCCTATCTCCGGACCCTCCGGGAGAAGGTGGACCTGAAGGCCTTGAAGGGGTCGGGATTCCGGGTCGTGGTGGATTCCATGCATGGGGTCGGTGAGCGGCATTTCGAAAGGTTGGTGGCCTCGGCCCGGACGCGGGTCTGGACCATCGCCGCCCAAAGGTCCGATGATTTCGGCGGACGCCAGCCGGAACCCATCGGTCCCAATCTGGGACCCTTGTCCAAGGCGATCCGGTCCCGGAAGGCCCAAGTGGGTTTCGCCACCGACGGGGATGGGGACCGCATCGGGATGATGGATGAGAAGGGGAGGTTCGTGGATGTCCACAAGCTCCACGCCATCCTCCTTTACCATCTTTGGGTCCACCGGGGCATGCGGGGAGGCGTGGTCAAGACGGTCTCGGGAACCCTCATGATCGAACGCATGGCCAAGGAACTGGGGGCACCCCTGGATGAGACGTCCATCGGGTTCAAGCACATCGGCGCGGTCATGTTGAAAAAGGACATCCTCTTGGGGCTGGAGGAGAGCGGCGGCATCGCCTTCAAGGGACACCTGCCGGAGAGGGACGGTCTATTGTCCGCCCTTTATCTGATGGAGGCCCTGGTGACCATGGGGAAGAAGGTCTCGGAAGTGGTGGGATATTTCCAGGAAAAGTACGGTCCCTTCCATTACGACCGGTCGGACCTGGGGAACGTCCCGGCCGAGCGGCAGGCGGCCATCCTGGCCAGGGTCCGGAAGGCCGCCCCGTCGCGGATCGCGGGACACCGGGTGACGGGGGTCCAGGCCCTCGACGGGGTGAAGCTGAAACTGGAAAAGGGATGGGTCCTCCTGCGGTCCTCGGGGACCGAGCCCCTCCTGCGTCTTTATGCCGAAGCCCCGAGCATCCGGGAAGTGAAGGCATTATTGGGAGCCGCGAAAAAGCTGGCCTTAACGGTTTAA
- a CDS encoding tetratricopeptide repeat protein: MPLFSPKTATFLLGLLLPVLPALAAQENSQYFLDKGNIYKNERKIETAIDYYKEAIEKDPYNAQAHNNLGELYARKDALDDALVQFDKALSLRPNYLQALSNKGYVYLQKGVYPQADFWAKKALLIDPNFAPAHYNLGLSALGQKHYAVAAQELKKALREIPDNGSVYERLGDVYRAQARNDEAIAYYRQAVQVDPLDTQARSKLGDAYSDMGEEKKALQQYQASTDLNPYNIPAHYRMAEHYESIRDWNNARQEYLRILAVDNEQAKAHRQVALIYERDEEMGLALYHWGEYSRIVPGDPEAKQHEADIRKPLLSKKQAEQIAKFDKKVAQAYPTPDAKGTGTPAPAAAATPVPSAPPPMPSSNGSLAPPPAGTVPTPTPIPQLMPLGDEPTPTVESGTIPKLP, translated from the coding sequence ATGCCCCTCTTTTCCCCTAAAACCGCAACCTTCCTCCTGGGTCTCCTTCTCCCCGTCCTTCCGGCCCTTGCGGCGCAGGAAAACAGCCAATATTTCCTCGATAAGGGCAACATCTACAAGAACGAGCGGAAGATCGAAACGGCGATCGACTATTACAAAGAGGCCATCGAAAAGGACCCTTATAACGCCCAGGCCCACAACAACCTGGGGGAACTTTACGCCCGCAAGGACGCCTTGGACGACGCCCTGGTGCAGTTCGACAAAGCCCTCTCGCTCCGGCCCAATTACCTCCAAGCCCTTTCCAACAAAGGATATGTCTATCTCCAAAAGGGGGTCTATCCGCAGGCGGACTTTTGGGCGAAGAAGGCCCTTCTGATCGATCCGAACTTCGCGCCCGCCCATTACAATCTTGGCCTGTCGGCCTTGGGTCAAAAGCACTATGCCGTGGCGGCCCAGGAACTGAAGAAGGCCCTGCGGGAGATCCCGGACAACGGGTCCGTTTACGAGCGCCTGGGGGACGTCTACCGGGCCCAAGCCAGGAACGACGAGGCCATCGCCTATTACCGCCAGGCGGTCCAGGTGGACCCCCTTGACACCCAGGCCCGTAGCAAGCTAGGGGACGCCTATTCGGACATGGGCGAGGAAAAGAAGGCCCTCCAACAATACCAGGCCTCCACCGACCTGAACCCCTACAACATCCCGGCCCATTACCGTATGGCCGAGCATTACGAAAGCATCCGGGACTGGAACAATGCCCGGCAGGAATATCTCCGCATCCTGGCGGTGGATAACGAGCAGGCCAAGGCGCACCGTCAGGTGGCCCTGATCTATGAAAGGGACGAGGAGATGGGACTGGCGCTCTACCACTGGGGCGAATATTCCCGGATCGTTCCGGGCGACCCCGAGGCCAAACAGCACGAAGCCGACATCCGCAAGCCCCTGCTGAGCAAGAAACAGGCGGAACAGATCGCCAAGTTCGACAAGAAGGTGGCCCAGGCTTATCCGACCCCCGACGCGAAGGGGACCGGGACGCCCGCACCCGCGGCGGCCGCCACCCCGGTTCCTTCCGCCCCGCCCCCCATGCCTTCGTCCAATGGATCCCTGGCGCCGCCACCCGCCGGGACGGTCCCGACCCCCACGCCGATCCCGCAGTTGATGCCCCTGGGCGATGAGCCCACGCCGACGGTCGAGTCAGGGACCATTCCCAAGCTCCCCTGA